The nucleotide window CCCATGATGTGCCAGCACTGCAACCACGCTCCCTGCGAAACGGTATGCCCGGTACTGGCCACCACGCACAGCTCGGAAGGTCTCAACCAGATGACCTACAACCGTTGCGTAGGCACGCGCTATTGCGCCAACAACTGCCCGTATAAAGTTCGTCGCTTCAACTGGTTCTCGTACTACTCCAACGAGAAGTTCGAAGACGTGAACGGCCACATGTTCACGGACCTCGGCCGCATGGTGCTGAACCCCGACGTGACGGTGCGCGCCCGCGGCGTGATGGAAAAGTGCTCGATGTGCGTGCAGCGCATTCAGCTGGGCAAGCTCGAAGCCAAAAAGCAGAAGCGTCGTCCGCAGGATGGCGAAATCGTATCTGCCTGCGCCCAGTCCTGCCCCACGCAGGCCATCGTGTTCGGCGACATGCGCGACCCGGAATCACGCATCTCGAAGCTGCTGCGCCGCGAAGACGGCGAGCGGGCCTTCCATGTGCTGGATGCCATCAACGTGCAGCCCAACATCACGTACCTGACCAAGATTCGCAACACCGACTCGTCGGAGTTTAACGCTTAAACAGTTCAAGGGGGCTTGGAAAATTGGTTTTTGCGACCAACGCCCATCATAAACCAAGTCCCTAAGTACCCAAGTCCCTAATACCTAAACACTATGCAGCACGTATCGCCTGTACGGGAGCCGCTCGTAACCGGGGGAAAATCGTACCACGACGTCACGCAGGATGTGTGCCGTCAGGTAGAAGCCGCCCCGAATGTTCGGTGGATGGCGGCCCTGGCCGTGGCCCTGTTTTTTCTCGGTATTTTCTTCTACTCGGTTTACCGCACGCTGTGGTACGGTATCGGGGAGTGGGGTTTGAATAAAACGGTGGGCTGGGCCTGGGACATCACGAACTTCGTGTGGTGGGTAGGCATCGGCCACGCCGGCACGCTCATCTCGGCCGTACTGCTGTTATTCCGTCAAAAGTGGCGCACCTCCATCAACCGCGCCGCCGAAGCCATGACCATCTTCGCAGTAATCTGCGCGGCCATGTTCCCGGTACTGCACATGGGGCGTCCGTGGCTGGCTTTCTACGTATTCCCGCTGCAAAACACGCTTGGCTCGCTGTGGGCCAACTTCAACTCCCCGCTCTTATGGGACGTGTTTGCCATCAGCACTTACTTCACCGTGTCGCTGGTATTCTGGTACACGGGTCTGGTGCCCGACTTTGCTACCATTCGTGACCGCGCTAAAGGTCCTATTGCCAAAGTAGCTTATTCACTCCTGAGCATGGGCTGGAAAGGCTCAGCCAAGCACTGGAGCCGTTACGAAACGGTGTCGCTGATTCTGGCCGGCGTTTCAACCCCGCTGGTACTCTCCGTGCACACCATCGTATCGATGGACTTTGCTACCTCGGTTGTACCGGGTTGGCACACCACCATCTTCCCGCCCTACTTCGTGGCCGGCGCTATCTTCTCCGGCTTCGCCATGGTACTCACGCTGATGCTGATTACCCGCGTAGTGTTCAAGCTGGAAGACTATATCACCCTGGAGCACATTGCCCTCATGAATAAAATCATGATGATTACGGGCTCCATTGTAGGGGTGGCTTACATCACGGAGTTCTTCATTGCCTGGTATTCGCAGGTGGAGTTCGAGCAGTACGCCTTTATCAACCGCGCCACGGGCCCTTACTGGTGGGCTTACTGGAGCATGATGACCTGCAACGTAATTACGCCTCAGCTGGTGTGGTTCCGCCGGGTACGCTACAGCATCCCGCTCACGTTTATCCTCTCCATCATCGTAAACATCGGGATGTGGTTCGAGCGGTTTGTAATCATCGTTACCTCGCTGCACCGCGACTACCTGCCCTCATCCTGGGTTATGTTCTCGCCTTCCTGGATTGACATCGGCATCTATGTAGGTACGCTGGGCTTGTTCTTTACCTTGTTCCTCTTGTTTGCCAAGTTCTTCCCCGTGATTAACATGGCCGAGGTGAAGTCAGTACTTAAGTACACCGTGGACAATGGCCCCACCTACACGGGCCACGACCCGCACCACGCAGTTCATCAACCCGCCACCCACGGGGTTCCGGCTTCGGCTCCTGTAAACTACGATAAGCATGACTAAGCGCTTCGCCCTCGGCATCTTCGACGACGAAGACGTGCTGCTGCACGCCGTTGAAAACGTCCGCGAAGCGGGCGTGAAAATCTACGAAGTCTTCACCCCGTTCCCCATTCACGGCATCGACGATGTTCTCGGCATCGAACGTTCCCGCCTGCCCATTGCGGCCTTCTTCTATGGCCTCACAGGTTTGTGCTTTGCCCTGTGGCTGCAGATCTACACGCTGGGCTTCGACTGGCCAATGATCATCGGGGGTAAGCCCCACATTGCGCTGCCGGCCTTCATCCCGGTTTCTTTCGAGCTGACGGTATTCTTCTGCTGCCACGGCATGGTTATCACCTTCTATGCCATCAGCAAGCTGTATCCGCGCTGGAAAACTCCGGTGCTCGATGTGCGCTCTACCGACGACAAGTTTGTAGTAGCCATTGAGCTGAAGGAAGGCGTAGATCTGGGCAAAGTAACCCAGCTGCTGCGCGCCAATGGTGCTTCGGAGGTGAATGAAAAAGAAATGTCCAAGTTCTAATGACGCATTCGCTGAAACTAAGTCTGCAAGCGTCGGCCGTTCTGCTGGCATCGGTGTTCACCACTGCCTGCAACCGCCCCGACGACCCCGGCATTGAGTATGCTCCGGAGATGTACGAATCCATTCCGTACGACCCGTTGCGCCAAGTGAATGCCAACCGGGTGAACCCCATGGGTATCAATCAGCGCACCCCCGTGGTGGGCACAGTACCCCGTGGTAAAGCCAATTACTACAACCACATCGGGAAAGAGGATGTAGCTACCGCCGAAAAGGCGTTGCGTAATCCGTATGCTTACTCGAAAGAAAACCTGGAAGAAGGCAAAGCGCTGTATCTGCGCAACTGTCAGCACTGCCACGGCGAGCAGGGCGACGGACAGGGTGAAGTAGGCAAGAAGTTCAAAGGGGTGCCCAACTACTCGGCGGGCGCCTATAAAACCATGAACGACGGCCACATCTACCACGTGATTCAGTGGGGCAAAGGCCGCATGATGCCACACGGCTCGCAGGTAAACCCCGAGGAACGCTGGAAGATTACCATGTATGTGCGGGCGCTACAGCTGGGCAAAGGCCCGGATGGCGTAACGGACCTGCTGGCTTCGCGCGGCGCTTCTACGGCCGGCGTAGCTGTGGCTGACTCATCGCAGTCCCGCGACCAGCAGCAGCAGGCTCCGGTACAGGAGGCACAGGCGAACAAGGCTTCGGAAACTCCGGGCCAGGGTGGAGACAAAGCACGTAACGGCACGGCAAACTAATCTATGGCAACTCTGACGCATCACGACGCCGTGACGGCCGAATACCTGGAGGTTTCGTCGGGCACGCGCAAAAAATTTATCTGGATCATCATTGCCGGGGTGCTGGTTCTGGCAGCCGGTCTGCTGATTGCCGCCTTCAACATCGGCGGGCACCACGAAGCAGCTGGTGCAGCCCACGGTGCGGCCGCGGCCCACGGTGGCGCTGCTGAACACCACGGCAGTCCTATCTGGCTCAAGCGTCTCATCATGAGCTTGTGGCACAGCAACGTGTTCTTCCTCGGCGTATCAGTGGTCGGCACGGTGTTCCTGGCAATCCAGTCGGTAGCCTACGCAGGCTGGTCGGTACTGCTGCGCCGGGTGATGGAAGCGCTGGGCGCTTTCGTGCTGCCCGGAGGAATTCTGGTACTGCTCATCTTCGGCTTAGGCATGATCAATCATGACATCTTCCACTGGACGATGCCGGGCATCATGGTGGAAGGCGATGCCAACTACGATGCAATTGTTGCGGGCAAGTCAGGCTTCCTGAATGTTCCTTTCTACCTGATTCGCACAATTGTTTACGTTGGCATCTGGGCTTTTTTCACCCATAAGCTGCGTCAGCTCTCGTTGACCGAAGATCTGAACGGAGGCACGGAATACTTCCACCGGCACATCAATGTGTCAGCTCTGTTCCTAGTGCTGTTCGCAGTAACCTCGTCAATGTCGGCCTGGGACTGGATTATGTCGGTTGACGTGCACTGGTTCTCCACGATGTTTGGCTGGTACGTATTCGCCTCCTGGTGGGTATCGGGCATTGCGGCCATCACGCTTTGCACTATCCTGCTGAAACAGGCCGGCTACCTGCGCTGGGTGCAGGCCAGCCACCTGCACGACTTGGGTAAGTTCATGTTCGGCTTCAGCATTTTCTGGACCTACGTGTGGTTCTCGCAGTTCATGCTGATCTGGTACGCCAACCTGCCCGAAGAAGCCATCTACTTCAACCAGCGCCTTGGCGGCTTTGGCGGCCAGTATACCTGGCTGTTTTTCTTCAACCTGGTTATCAACTTCGTCTTCCCTTTCCTGGTGCTGATGACGCGGGATGCCAAGCGCCAGATGATCATGATGAAAATCGTGAGCATTGCTATCCTGATTGGCCACTGGTCGGACTTCTACCTGATGCTGATGCCTTCGACCATGCAGGAAAACAACGGATACCTGATTGAAATCGGCGTGGCATTGGTATTCCTGGGTGCGTTTCTGATTTTGATGACCAAGCGGCTGGCGCAGGCTCCGCTGGTTCCGTTGAATCACCCCTTCCTCGACGAAAGCCTTCACCACACCACCTAATCCGGGTAGTATCAGCCAGCGGCCGGAACCTATTCTTCCGGCCGCTGCTTACTAACCACAAGCTTTAACTTTCATCACCATGACAGTTCTTGGTATTCTTCTGGTGTTGGTGTTGCTGCTGGTCGTGTTTGGCCTGCTGTTCCGCCTCCAGATTCTCACCTCTATCTTCTCGGGTAGCTTCGTGCGCGAAATCGGCATGAGCAACCGCGTGAATGGCATTCTGATGCTGGCCTTCCTGTTGCTCGGCGGCGCGGCCTTCGCGTGGTCTTTCATCGAAAACTACAGCAAGATGAACCCGCCGATTGCCTCCGTACACGGCCACGCCACGGAACGTATGTTCTGGACCACGATGATCATCATCGGTATTGTGTTCGTGATTACGCAGGTTGCCCTGTTTGTGTACTCTTATAAGTACCAGCACCAGGACGGCCGCCGCGCCTTCTTCTTTCCCCACAACAACAAGATCGAAGTTATCTGGACGGTTATTCCGGCCATCGTAATGGCCGGTCTGGTGTTTGCTGGCTGGAAGGAGTGGAGCCGTATCACCGGCCCCGCCCCGAAGGACTCGGTGGTGCTCGAAGTAATGGGCAAGCAGTTCAACTGGCTGGTGCGCTACCCCGGCCGCGACCAGACCTTGGGCGTAGTAAACTACCGCCTGATTGACGCCACCAACGAGTTTGGCTTTGACCTGAGCGACCAGAAGGGCCTCGACGACTTCGTAGCCGGAGAAATCCACGTACCAAAAGGCCACCCGGTGCTGCTGAAAATCCGCTCCCGCGACGTACTTCACGCCGTGTATATGCCGCACTTCCGGGTGCAGATGTATGCTGTGCCGGGTATGCCTACCAAATTCTGGTTTACGCCCACCAAAACCACGGATGAGATGCGTGCCCAGCTTGGCAACCCCAGCTTCAACTACGAGCTGGCCTGCAACCAGATCTGCGGTCGGGGACACTTCGCCATGAAGCTGGCTATCATCGTGGATGAGCCGGACGACTACCAGGCCTGGTATGCCAAGCAGCAGTCGTTCTCGTCGCAGAATCCCGATGTGCTGGCTACTTTCAAACAAAAGGCCGCACCGCTGGGTACTGCTGAAACTACTCCGGCCGCGGCCGCTGTTGTTCCTGCTGCCAAGGCTTCGCTGTAACCTCTCTAAACCGCCCGCATTTCTATGGCTGCTAATCTTCCTACTCATTCGAACGTGCAAGGGGGCATCGGGGCAACCGAGCCCGGCCTCGAGCACGACGAACACCTGCACCATGATGAGCACCACGAGCATCATGAGCAGAACTTTCTGGAGAAATACGTTTTCAGCACCGACCACAAGGTTATTGCCAAGCAATTCCTGATTACGGGTATCTTCTGGGCTATTCTGGGTGGCACGCTGTCGAGCTTGTTCCGTCTGCAACTGGGCTGGCCCGAGGCTACCTTCGAGTGGCTCTCGCCCTTCCTGGGCAAGTGGATTGAAGCCGGTAAGCTGAACCCCGAGTTTTACCTGGCCCTGGTAACGATGCACGGCACCATCATGGTGTTCTTCGTGCTCACGGCTGGCTTGTCGGGTACGTTTTCCAACTTCCTGATTCCGCTGCAGATTGGGGCCCGCGACATGGCTTCGGGCTTTATGAACATGCTTTCATACTGGTTCTTCTTTATCTCCAGTGTGATTATGTTCGTGTCGCTGTTTATCGAAACCGGCCCCGCTGCTGCTGGCTGGACAATTTACCCGCCGCTGTCGGCGCTGCCCCAGGCCATTCCCGGCTCGGGTGCTGGTCAGACGCTGTGGCTGGTATCGATGGCGCTGTTCATTGTATCGCAGCTGTTGGGTGGCGTAAACTACATCACCACGGTTATCAACCTGCGTACCCGCGGCATGAGCATGAGCAAGCTGCCGCTCACCATCTGGTCGTTCTTCCTGACGGCTATTCTGGGCTTGCTCTCGTTCCCCGTGCTGTTTTCAGCCGCGCTGCTGCTGATCTTTGACCGTTCGTTTGGTACCTCCTTCTTCCTGTCGGACATCTACATTGCCGGGCAGGCGCTGCACAACGTGGGCGGCTCGCCGGTTCTGTTTCAGCACTTGTTCTGGTTCCTGGGTCACCCCGAGGTATACATCGTGATTATGCCCGCTATGGGTATGGTGTCGGAAATCCTGGCAACCAACGCCCGTAAGCCCATCTTCGGCTACCGCGCCATGATTGGCTCCCTACTGGGTATTTCGCTGCTGTCGTTCATTGTGTGGGCTCACCACATGTTCGTGACGGGCATGAACCCCTTCCTGGGCTCGGTCTTCATGTTCCTGACGCTCATCATTGCAGTGCCTTCGGCAGTGAAGACCTTCAACTGGCTGGCTACGCTGTGGCGCGGTAACATCCGCTTTACCACGGCCATGCTGTTCTCCATCGGCTTCGTGTCCCTATTCATTTCGGGTGGTCTGACGGGTATCATTCTCGGCAATGCTGCGCTGGATATTCAGATGCACAACACGTACTTCGTGGTTGCTCACTTCCACCTGGTAATGGGTTCCTCGGCCTTCTTCGGCCTGTGGGCCGGGGTGTACCACTGGTTCCCGAAGATGTTCGGTCGCATGATGGACGAGAAACTGGGTTACGTGCACTTCTGGCTGACGTTCATTG belongs to Hymenobacter sp. J193 and includes:
- the nrfD gene encoding NrfD/PsrC family molybdoenzyme membrane anchor subunit, producing the protein MQHVSPVREPLVTGGKSYHDVTQDVCRQVEAAPNVRWMAALAVALFFLGIFFYSVYRTLWYGIGEWGLNKTVGWAWDITNFVWWVGIGHAGTLISAVLLLFRQKWRTSINRAAEAMTIFAVICAAMFPVLHMGRPWLAFYVFPLQNTLGSLWANFNSPLLWDVFAISTYFTVSLVFWYTGLVPDFATIRDRAKGPIAKVAYSLLSMGWKGSAKHWSRYETVSLILAGVSTPLVLSVHTIVSMDFATSVVPGWHTTIFPPYFVAGAIFSGFAMVLTLMLITRVVFKLEDYITLEHIALMNKIMMITGSIVGVAYITEFFIAWYSQVEFEQYAFINRATGPYWWAYWSMMTCNVITPQLVWFRRVRYSIPLTFILSIIVNIGMWFERFVIIVTSLHRDYLPSSWVMFSPSWIDIGIYVGTLGLFFTLFLLFAKFFPVINMAEVKSVLKYTVDNGPTYTGHDPHHAVHQPATHGVPASAPVNYDKHD
- a CDS encoding DUF3341 domain-containing protein is translated as MTKRFALGIFDDEDVLLHAVENVREAGVKIYEVFTPFPIHGIDDVLGIERSRLPIAAFFYGLTGLCFALWLQIYTLGFDWPMIIGGKPHIALPAFIPVSFELTVFFCCHGMVITFYAISKLYPRWKTPVLDVRSTDDKFVVAIELKEGVDLGKVTQLLRANGASEVNEKEMSKF
- a CDS encoding cytochrome c, whose amino-acid sequence is MTHSLKLSLQASAVLLASVFTTACNRPDDPGIEYAPEMYESIPYDPLRQVNANRVNPMGINQRTPVVGTVPRGKANYYNHIGKEDVATAEKALRNPYAYSKENLEEGKALYLRNCQHCHGEQGDGQGEVGKKFKGVPNYSAGAYKTMNDGHIYHVIQWGKGRMMPHGSQVNPEERWKITMYVRALQLGKGPDGVTDLLASRGASTAGVAVADSSQSRDQQQQAPVQEAQANKASETPGQGGDKARNGTAN
- a CDS encoding quinol:cytochrome C oxidoreductase — encoded protein: MATLTHHDAVTAEYLEVSSGTRKKFIWIIIAGVLVLAAGLLIAAFNIGGHHEAAGAAHGAAAAHGGAAEHHGSPIWLKRLIMSLWHSNVFFLGVSVVGTVFLAIQSVAYAGWSVLLRRVMEALGAFVLPGGILVLLIFGLGMINHDIFHWTMPGIMVEGDANYDAIVAGKSGFLNVPFYLIRTIVYVGIWAFFTHKLRQLSLTEDLNGGTEYFHRHINVSALFLVLFAVTSSMSAWDWIMSVDVHWFSTMFGWYVFASWWVSGIAAITLCTILLKQAGYLRWVQASHLHDLGKFMFGFSIFWTYVWFSQFMLIWYANLPEEAIYFNQRLGGFGGQYTWLFFFNLVINFVFPFLVLMTRDAKRQMIMMKIVSIAILIGHWSDFYLMLMPSTMQENNGYLIEIGVALVFLGAFLILMTKRLAQAPLVPLNHPFLDESLHHTT
- a CDS encoding cytochrome c oxidase subunit II; amino-acid sequence: MTVLGILLVLVLLLVVFGLLFRLQILTSIFSGSFVREIGMSNRVNGILMLAFLLLGGAAFAWSFIENYSKMNPPIASVHGHATERMFWTTMIIIGIVFVITQVALFVYSYKYQHQDGRRAFFFPHNNKIEVIWTVIPAIVMAGLVFAGWKEWSRITGPAPKDSVVLEVMGKQFNWLVRYPGRDQTLGVVNYRLIDATNEFGFDLSDQKGLDDFVAGEIHVPKGHPVLLKIRSRDVLHAVYMPHFRVQMYAVPGMPTKFWFTPTKTTDEMRAQLGNPSFNYELACNQICGRGHFAMKLAIIVDEPDDYQAWYAKQQSFSSQNPDVLATFKQKAAPLGTAETTPAAAAVVPAAKASL
- a CDS encoding cbb3-type cytochrome c oxidase subunit I; this encodes MAANLPTHSNVQGGIGATEPGLEHDEHLHHDEHHEHHEQNFLEKYVFSTDHKVIAKQFLITGIFWAILGGTLSSLFRLQLGWPEATFEWLSPFLGKWIEAGKLNPEFYLALVTMHGTIMVFFVLTAGLSGTFSNFLIPLQIGARDMASGFMNMLSYWFFFISSVIMFVSLFIETGPAAAGWTIYPPLSALPQAIPGSGAGQTLWLVSMALFIVSQLLGGVNYITTVINLRTRGMSMSKLPLTIWSFFLTAILGLLSFPVLFSAALLLIFDRSFGTSFFLSDIYIAGQALHNVGGSPVLFQHLFWFLGHPEVYIVIMPAMGMVSEILATNARKPIFGYRAMIGSLLGISLLSFIVWAHHMFVTGMNPFLGSVFMFLTLIIAVPSAVKTFNWLATLWRGNIRFTTAMLFSIGFVSLFISGGLTGIILGNAALDIQMHNTYFVVAHFHLVMGSSAFFGLWAGVYHWFPKMFGRMMDEKLGYVHFWLTFIGVYLVFLPMHYVGIAGFPRRYYAWTGFDMFSQFADLNKFISLAAILAFFAQFIFIFNFFYSIFRGRKSSQNPWNSTTLEWTAPIEPGHGNWPGEIPAVYRWPYDYSKPGAVEDFIPQNVPFSKTQSSNLPYERDME